One part of the Bacillus sp. FJAT-45350 genome encodes these proteins:
- a CDS encoding TnsA endonuclease N-terminal domain-containing protein, whose amino-acid sequence MKRKTELTEKKILEMEKEGRGQGTGEDYKPWINIQDFPSSGLATRGKGWKTNRIHQFLSKLEKDYFYVLEWNNSVVDVREQFPLSREDTWFIANEKGIKHPNDPKSQVPIVMTTDFFITIKDSAATNHVARTVKPSKELENERTIEKFEIERSYWEDRGIDWGIITEKELPRNMIDNVEWLHHSYFEIEELLGSALQTYIHQMKSFIKKYKTSIIEMVTEFDQTFQLENGMGLEILKHLIARQELQVIDINQKIHTHLWIEDVFKNLE is encoded by the coding sequence ATGAAAAGGAAAACAGAATTAACGGAAAAGAAAATCCTTGAAATGGAAAAAGAAGGTCGGGGTCAAGGAACAGGGGAGGATTATAAACCTTGGATTAATATTCAAGATTTCCCATCAAGCGGACTTGCTACAAGAGGAAAAGGGTGGAAAACAAACCGAATCCATCAATTCTTATCCAAATTGGAAAAGGATTACTTCTATGTGCTGGAATGGAACAACTCTGTTGTGGATGTACGAGAGCAGTTTCCGCTAAGCCGTGAAGACACTTGGTTCATTGCCAATGAAAAAGGAATTAAGCATCCGAACGATCCGAAATCCCAAGTTCCTATTGTGATGACAACTGATTTTTTTATTACAATAAAAGACTCAGCAGCTACTAATCATGTCGCTCGAACGGTAAAACCATCAAAAGAACTGGAAAATGAGCGGACTATTGAAAAGTTTGAGATTGAACGTTCTTATTGGGAAGATCGTGGGATTGATTGGGGAATTATTACGGAAAAAGAATTGCCAAGAAACATGATTGATAATGTTGAATGGCTCCATCACTCCTATTTTGAAATAGAAGAATTGTTGGGTTCAGCCCTTCAAACGTATATCCATCAAATGAAATCTTTTATAAAAAAGTATAAAACCTCGATTATTGAAATGGTGACAGAGTTTGATCAAACATTTCAATTAGAAAACGGAATGGGCTTAGAAATTCTAAAGCATTTAATTGCTCGTCAAGAACTCCAAGTAATAGATATTAATCAAAAGATTCACACTCATCTTTGGATAGAAGATGTGTTTAAAAATTTAGAATAA
- a CDS encoding AAA family ATPase produces the protein MEFNDHIWEWSLGLPKWQNDLIRRLYQKSTLESKDTDEVINNILHENGFSERILTISPLEKNKIPNKSPKDAIKIIALKNFNNIAAIEPEYGLEFSPNGLTVVYGENSAGKSSYAKVLKQSCRAVDDKTKIHPNIYKSSGSISTADIYVQQNGTETIINRVVNTAPEQQLTSISIFDTDCARVYAESENEVVFIPTEFKIFDDLAQHQTGIKQRLLQLKDELLETLPSFHELTSLSKVKSFVESISYKTKEKDIQQNCNFTEKDLERLKQMTKDLKVLIDSNPVKLMQELQRNINDITNLKNNLQQILNELSFEKVKEFVSAHQRYLGSKATLEVLTREAFVEQPLAGVGSDPWKKLWHTAKQYHEIAYPGQSFPYVENEAKCLLCQQDLKEESRIRLTRFEEFMTDSISQETAQLHSQRQGLIAKIKSLPFTKVAESSVRTFFYHDSPELDMKAELFIQSAIKISTLLQNAETDVHLSLDDIPEIELPPLKEMEHWLEIKNSELKHLKTIAQQDNSAELLLEQNELVSKEKIFKRIDDVYRLAKVRQEVDKIDKAIKSLDTTKLTKKYNELSSSLLTDKFKDEIEKELKQLRREHILFKLNSRGVKGKTTIKLALDSSSKININEILSEGEQKALSIAFFLVEISSIPSNGGIILDDPVSSLDHSRREYVAHRLVQEAKKRQVIIFTHDIVFLHTLQKHVNLQNVNASYCSIRRNGNRAGIAKTEMPWITLSTSKRIKYLKNELPKLKKLQSQLDPDMYVPQVKTWYMLLRESWERAVEELLLNGVVERFNPSVQTQKLSKIKFSDEIVQLVTEGMTKTSTYVHDESHAIGRILPNNEEMLEDLNVLEQFTKLFRK, from the coding sequence ATGGAATTTAATGATCATATTTGGGAATGGTCGCTAGGTCTTCCTAAATGGCAAAATGACTTAATCAGAAGGCTATATCAAAAATCTACGCTCGAAAGCAAAGACACAGATGAAGTAATAAATAATATCCTTCATGAGAATGGTTTTTCTGAGAGGATTTTAACCATTAGTCCTTTAGAGAAAAATAAAATCCCTAATAAAAGTCCGAAAGATGCCATTAAGATTATTGCATTAAAAAACTTCAATAATATTGCCGCCATTGAACCAGAGTATGGGCTTGAATTTTCACCAAATGGATTAACGGTTGTTTACGGTGAAAATTCCGCTGGCAAATCTAGTTATGCTAAGGTGTTAAAGCAGTCTTGCCGAGCTGTGGATGACAAAACAAAGATTCACCCGAATATCTATAAATCAAGCGGTTCAATAAGCACTGCCGACATTTATGTACAGCAAAATGGCACAGAAACCATTATTAATAGAGTGGTAAATACCGCACCTGAACAACAGTTAACATCCATCAGTATTTTCGACACTGATTGTGCGAGAGTTTATGCAGAATCCGAAAACGAGGTTGTATTTATTCCAACTGAATTTAAAATCTTCGATGATCTTGCTCAGCATCAAACTGGAATAAAACAAAGATTATTACAGTTAAAAGATGAACTTTTAGAAACACTGCCTTCATTCCATGAGTTAACCAGTCTTTCTAAGGTCAAATCATTTGTTGAATCTATTTCTTACAAAACGAAAGAAAAGGACATTCAGCAGAATTGTAATTTCACAGAAAAAGATCTGGAGCGGCTTAAACAGATGACAAAAGATTTAAAGGTCCTTATAGATTCAAATCCTGTTAAATTGATGCAGGAACTGCAAAGGAACATAAATGATATTACAAACTTAAAAAACAACCTCCAACAAATTCTTAACGAATTATCTTTTGAAAAAGTCAAAGAATTTGTCTCGGCACATCAACGATACCTTGGTTCGAAAGCAACGCTGGAAGTTTTAACTCGTGAAGCATTTGTAGAACAACCTTTAGCTGGTGTTGGTAGTGATCCTTGGAAAAAACTATGGCACACCGCCAAACAATATCATGAAATTGCTTATCCTGGGCAGTCATTTCCATACGTCGAGAATGAAGCAAAATGCTTATTATGCCAACAAGACTTAAAGGAAGAATCTCGAATTCGATTAACACGTTTTGAGGAATTTATGACTGACAGCATCAGTCAAGAGACAGCTCAGTTACACTCTCAAAGACAAGGTTTAATAGCTAAAATAAAATCTTTACCATTCACAAAAGTGGCAGAATCCTCTGTTCGTACTTTCTTTTATCATGATTCACCTGAATTGGATATGAAAGCGGAATTGTTTATCCAATCAGCAATAAAAATTAGTACATTATTACAAAATGCCGAGACAGATGTACACCTGTCCTTGGATGACATTCCAGAAATAGAACTTCCGCCTCTAAAAGAAATGGAACATTGGTTAGAGATAAAAAATAGTGAGTTGAAACATTTAAAAACAATAGCCCAACAAGACAACTCAGCAGAATTACTGTTGGAACAGAACGAGTTAGTTTCAAAAGAAAAAATCTTTAAAAGAATAGATGATGTATATCGTTTAGCAAAAGTTCGCCAAGAAGTTGATAAGATTGATAAAGCAATAAAATCGCTGGATACAACAAAATTGACAAAAAAATATAACGAATTATCCAGTTCATTGCTGACTGACAAGTTTAAGGACGAAATCGAAAAAGAACTAAAGCAGCTAAGAAGGGAACACATTCTATTCAAGCTAAATAGCAGAGGAGTAAAAGGTAAAACCACTATAAAACTCGCTTTGGATTCCAGTTCGAAAATAAACATTAACGAAATCCTAAGTGAAGGTGAACAAAAAGCATTATCAATAGCATTCTTCCTTGTGGAAATTTCTTCTATACCATCAAATGGAGGAATCATTCTTGATGACCCCGTTTCCTCTTTAGACCATAGCAGGAGAGAGTATGTAGCTCATCGATTGGTACAGGAAGCTAAAAAACGTCAAGTCATTATTTTTACACACGACATCGTGTTTCTACACACCTTGCAAAAACATGTTAATTTACAAAACGTAAACGCATCCTATTGTTCTATAAGGAGAAATGGTAATAGAGCAGGGATTGCAAAAACGGAAATGCCATGGATAACCCTTTCAACCAGTAAAAGAATCAAATACTTAAAAAATGAATTGCCAAAACTAAAAAAGTTACAAAGCCAGTTAGATCCTGATATGTATGTCCCGCAAGTTAAAACATGGTATATGCTTCTAAGGGAATCGTGGGAACGTGCCGTAGAAGAATTGTTGTTAAACGGTGTTGTTGAACGGTTTAATCCAAGTGTTCAAACACAAAAACTTAGTAAAATTAAATTTTCGGATGAGATTGTCCAACTCGTAACAGAGGGTATGACAAAAACATCCACTTATGTACATGATGAGTCTCATGCCATCGGTCGAATACTACCAAATAATGAGGAAATGCTTGAGGATCTTAATGTGTTGGAGCAGTTCACCAAATTGTTTAGAAAATAA
- a CDS encoding permease prefix domain 1-containing protein → MKKIDEYVDYVYHNVDGNEEEIQELKMEMKTHLQELVLELKFEGVEEEKAIIMAIERFGDENEIRSIVGQLSKKHKVFAKWLLYVALIFLTIAPIIFATLQSKEAQSLTDKSFASTKIHSILDKNDIVSDDIKKEIASVVHGTNYISDILIYDVSNITNEELFDYVGNKEADYQYGIEDNRQMFVELLPSGSGKNNWYVITKRNSYHTLSVLSLFLSGFLYWSLFSIWAMINAYHERRLNLKWSFVFVLFNVVGYLVFRHVSNKESWEGI, encoded by the coding sequence ATGAAAAAAATAGATGAATATGTTGATTATGTTTATCACAATGTTGATGGAAATGAGGAAGAAATCCAAGAATTAAAGATGGAGATGAAAACTCATTTACAGGAGCTAGTTCTTGAATTGAAATTCGAGGGAGTAGAAGAAGAAAAAGCAATAATTATGGCAATTGAACGGTTTGGTGATGAAAATGAGATACGCTCAATTGTAGGTCAATTATCGAAAAAACATAAAGTATTTGCCAAATGGCTACTTTATGTTGCATTAATTTTTCTCACAATTGCTCCAATTATTTTTGCTACCTTACAATCAAAAGAAGCTCAAAGTTTAACCGATAAGTCATTTGCTTCTACAAAAATACATTCTATCTTAGACAAAAATGATATTGTATCAGATGATATAAAAAAAGAAATAGCGTCAGTCGTACATGGTACAAATTATATTTCAGATATTCTTATTTATGATGTAAGTAATATAACCAATGAGGAGTTATTTGATTACGTTGGTAATAAAGAGGCTGATTACCAATATGGCATTGAAGACAATAGACAGATGTTTGTTGAGTTACTCCCCTCTGGTAGTGGTAAGAATAATTGGTATGTGATAACTAAAAGAAATAGTTATCATACTTTAAGTGTTCTAAGTTTGTTTTTATCAGGGTTCCTTTATTGGAGTTTATTTTCTATATGGGCAATGATAAATGCCTATCATGAAAGAAGATTAAATTTAAAGTGGAGTTTTGTGTTTGTCTTATTTAATGTTGTTGGTTATTTAGTATTCCGTCATGTTTCAAATAAAGAAAGTTGGGAAGGTATATAA
- a CDS encoding PadR family transcriptional regulator, whose translation MEVNKEVLKGHIDTLILSILVNEDMYGYELAKLVRERSKGKFELKEGTLYLSLKRLEKNKWISSYWGDEQGQGGRRKYYEVTKLGHEGFKNKQLEWLFVKEIIDSFLVVGGKNEKNR comes from the coding sequence GTGGAGGTTAATAAGGAAGTTTTAAAAGGTCATATTGATACCTTAATTCTTTCAATCTTAGTAAATGAAGATATGTATGGATACGAATTAGCGAAGTTGGTTCGAGAAAGAAGCAAGGGAAAATTCGAGTTGAAAGAAGGTACGCTCTACCTATCTTTAAAAAGGCTTGAGAAAAATAAATGGATTTCTTCTTATTGGGGAGATGAGCAAGGTCAAGGTGGAAGAAGAAAATATTATGAAGTAACCAAACTAGGTCATGAGGGTTTTAAGAATAAACAGTTGGAGTGGTTATTTGTTAAAGAAATTATTGACTCTTTTTTGGTGGTAGGAGGAAAAAATGAAAAAAATAGATGA
- a CDS encoding DUF4030 domain-containing protein yields MKKGLVGIGFVVLVGIIVGSGLLFNNSEEPVASAQNEELDMSEVNKELATLTMNVMQSLNSNYEGIGDILIDYQESLTIQTSLDSEDSHSKQIAKDIQKSVEEVLDSEELDFISIDSYKIYVESKDGEILN; encoded by the coding sequence TTGAAAAAAGGTCTTGTAGGTATTGGTTTTGTAGTTTTAGTAGGTATTATTGTAGGTTCGGGCTTATTATTTAATAATTCAGAAGAACCAGTTGCTTCAGCACAAAATGAAGAATTAGATATGAGCGAAGTAAATAAAGAGTTAGCCACTTTGACGATGAATGTTATGCAGTCACTAAATAGTAACTACGAAGGGATTGGAGATATACTAATTGATTATCAAGAGTCACTTACAATTCAAACCTCATTAGATAGCGAGGACTCACACTCGAAACAAATAGCAAAGGATATTCAAAAGAGTGTCGAGGAGGTTTTAGATTCAGAGGAATTAGATTTTATCTCAATTGATTCGTATAAGATTTATGTAGAAAGTAAAGATGGCGAAATTTTAAATTAA
- a CDS encoding IS1182 family transposase: MISNQASLNLSPFMEIYDIVIPKDNILRQINELVDFSFILEELKNKYCLDNGRNAVSPVRMFKYLLLKSIFDLSDVDVVERSKYDMSFKYFLDMVPEDPVINPSSLTKFRKLRLQDASLLDMLIGKTVEIALEKEVIKSKTIIVDATHTKARYNQKSPKEFLQEKSKNVRKAVYQINESMKTKFPSKPTSNEVKEEVDYCSEIITIVEKEPQIAAIPAVKEKLNVLKEVVEDYTEQLSFSSDPDARVGHKTADSSFFGFKTHIAMSDERIITAAIITTGEKSDGKFLQELVEKSKETGMKLETVVGDTAYSEKENIQYFNQNGLQLVAKLNPNITHGTRKKEDEFVFNKDAGMYVCKAGHLAIRKARTGKKGINNNQKDTYMFDIEKCKVCPFRNGCYKEGAKSKTYSVTIKSTEHREQEAFQNSEEFKTLAKERYKIEAKNSELKHRHGYDEASSAGLFGMEIQGATAIFAVNLKRILTLIKAEK; the protein is encoded by the coding sequence ATGATTTCAAATCAAGCATCCCTCAACCTTAGTCCATTTATGGAAATTTACGATATCGTTATCCCAAAAGACAATATTCTTCGTCAAATCAATGAACTCGTTGACTTTTCATTCATTTTAGAAGAACTAAAAAATAAATATTGCCTTGATAATGGTCGAAATGCCGTTTCGCCTGTTCGCATGTTTAAGTATTTATTATTAAAATCAATTTTTGACTTATCTGATGTTGATGTAGTAGAGCGATCAAAATATGACATGTCGTTTAAATACTTCTTAGATATGGTACCTGAAGATCCTGTCATTAATCCAAGCTCGTTAACTAAATTTCGTAAACTTCGTCTTCAAGATGCTAGTTTATTAGACATGCTTATTGGGAAGACAGTTGAGATTGCATTGGAAAAAGAAGTCATTAAAAGTAAAACAATTATCGTCGATGCCACACATACAAAAGCACGTTATAACCAAAAATCACCCAAAGAATTTTTACAAGAGAAATCAAAAAATGTAAGAAAAGCCGTGTATCAAATCAATGAATCGATGAAAACTAAATTCCCATCAAAACCTACTTCTAACGAAGTGAAAGAAGAAGTAGATTATTGCAGTGAAATCATTACCATTGTTGAAAAGGAACCACAAATTGCTGCGATTCCAGCTGTGAAGGAAAAGTTAAATGTATTAAAAGAAGTCGTGGAAGATTATACAGAACAGCTTAGCTTTTCAAGTGATCCCGATGCTCGTGTCGGACATAAAACAGCTGATTCTTCTTTTTTTGGTTTTAAAACACATATTGCGATGAGCGATGAACGCATTATTACGGCTGCGATTATCACTACTGGTGAAAAAAGTGATGGGAAATTCCTACAAGAATTAGTCGAAAAAAGTAAAGAAACTGGCATGAAACTAGAAACAGTCGTTGGTGATACAGCGTACTCAGAAAAAGAAAATATTCAATACTTTAATCAAAATGGACTACAATTAGTTGCGAAATTAAATCCTAATATTACACATGGTACTAGAAAAAAAGAGGATGAATTTGTGTTCAATAAAGATGCTGGCATGTATGTATGTAAAGCAGGACATTTAGCTATACGCAAGGCACGTACAGGCAAGAAAGGCATTAATAATAATCAAAAAGACACTTATATGTTTGATATTGAAAAATGTAAAGTATGTCCATTTCGTAATGGATGTTATAAGGAAGGTGCAAAAAGCAAGACGTATTCTGTCACAATCAAATCAACCGAGCATCGCGAACAAGAGGCGTTTCAAAATAGTGAAGAATTTAAAACGTTAGCGAAAGAAAGATATAAAATTGAGGCGAAGAACAGTGAACTCAAACACAGACACGGGTATGATGAAGCATCATCGGCGGGTCTATTTGGCATGGAAATTCAAGGAGCCACAGCCATTTTCGCAGTCAACCTCAAACGAATTCTTACGTTGATTAAAGCAGAAAAGTAA